The proteins below come from a single Ictalurus punctatus breed USDA103 chromosome 24, Coco_2.0, whole genome shotgun sequence genomic window:
- the mrpl3 gene encoding 39S ribosomal protein L3, mitochondrial, producing the protein MAVWSCRCLRLGDALLHRAAGILPRTGAGTSAEGGAVTGCVRTVKTSTWWDEHLTEDNVEFMKRDVTEEYRELTAAKLNPLKDEPWPRHAWEEQSRRVGLVAVKLGMMPVWTKSGDRHVVTMLQVQDCHVIKHIPKDEYDGNSAALVVGAKNVSPFYRSVEYLEMFQNVGVPPKQKLTTFCVTENAVIKPGTPLYAAHFRPGQYVDVTAKTIGKGFQGVMKRWGFKGQPATHGQTKTHRRPGSLGPGGDPAKVFKGKKMPGRMGNVYDTAFGMKVWRVNTKNNILYVNGSVPGHRNCLVKVRDSILPRHLAKNKNPPFPTYFTDGDEELPEDLYAEDVFQFGEPIPE; encoded by the exons ATGGCAGTGTGGAGCTGCAGGTGTCTCAGACTCGGTGATGCGCTGCTACACAGAGCCGCTGGGATTCTTCCCCGAACCGGAGCAGGAACATCAGCGGAAGG CGGAGCCGTTACCGGTTGTGTGAGGACCGTCAAGACGTCTACGTGGTGGGACGAACATCTGACTGAAGATAACGTGGAGTTTATGAAGAGGGACGTGACTGAGGAGTACCGAGAGCTGACCGCCGCCAAACTCAACCCCCTAAAGGATGAACCTTGGCCCCGGCACGCGTGGGAAGAAC AGAGCCGGAGGGTCGGACTCGTGGCCGTGAAGCTGGGAATGATGCCGGTGTGGACCAAGTCTGGAGACAGGCACGTAGTGACCATGCTGCAG GTGCAGGACTGCCATGTGATCAAGCACATACCTAAAGATGAGTACGACGGCAACTCGGCTGCTCTGGTCGTGGGCGCCAAAAACGTCTCTCCCTTTtat AGGTCAGTGGAGTACCTGGAGATGTTCCAGAACGTTGGAGTCCCCCCTAAACAAAAGCTGACGACGTTCTGCGTGACGGAGAACGCCGTCATCAAGCCAG GCACTCCTCTGTACGCTGCACACTTTCGGCCAGGGCAGTATGTGGACGTCACGGCCAAAAC AATCGGAAAGGGTTTCCAGGGAGTGATGAAGCGCTGGGGGTTTAAAGGCCAGCCAGCTACTCATGGCCAAACCAAAACCCACCGGAGACCAGGCTCTCTGGGACCAGGAGGG GACCCGGCCAAAGTGTTCAAAGGGAAGAAGATGCCAGGCAGAATGGGGAACGTTTATGACACAGCTTTTGGCATGAAG GTTTGGAGGGTGAACACCAAAAATAACATCTTGTATGTGAACGGCTCTGTTCCTGGTCACCGAAACTGCTTGGTGAAG GTACGAGACTCCATTCTACCGCGACACCTAGCGAAGAACAAGAACCCTCCGTTCCCTACGTACTTCACTGACGGAGACGAGGAGCTCCCCGAGGACCTGTACGCCGAGGACGTTTTCCAGTTTGGGGAACCGATTCCTGAATGA